One genomic region from Stackebrandtia nassauensis DSM 44728 encodes:
- a CDS encoding protein kinase domain-containing protein — protein MRAGQVLNGRYRLVERVGLGGMGEVWSATDTTLDRTVALKLLRADLSDDVDSRRRFQQEARYLAKLAIPGAARIHDVGEDQLDGDTVTYLVMEFVPGRTLARLLAERGTLSAAELLPLLEQVARALDVAHRNGIVHRDIKPGNIMVDDDGRATLLDFGIARAVGDAKVTLSGQIMGTLSYVSPEQVNGDAIGPESDVYSLGAVAFECLSGTPPFTGAAVDILSGHLRTPPPDPPPATPRSVARAVKRALAKAPQDRFLTASDFVADCQGGLPDTKPERRRGNRRVLTRATMVTAAILAVALVVTVVVVGLWRPGSGDLSTPDEGGKSSPGWVPEGLEDGTLLDSHDGVIYRVDSDGHVSWYRHTDPKAGAPTWAEGSGKRVGGDWKGRTVIAANRGVLYAIDDNGDLYWYRHTDPKGGADKWSKGSGTRVGHDFDKYIRIFAASANVLHTVDKKGRLFWNKHTSPDDGPVEWQPDSGTEIGSGWNTPMATLVSGGDGVLYVTRPNGDLLWHAPRDFRDVSSPWDRITIAEGWDDYESFVASSTGVIYARTRDGKLYWFRHLNPDNGLDEWSSDKGKLLNPS, from the coding sequence GTGAGAGCCGGACAAGTCCTCAATGGCCGGTATCGGCTCGTCGAACGGGTTGGCCTGGGCGGTATGGGCGAGGTGTGGAGCGCCACCGACACCACGCTGGACCGCACCGTCGCCCTGAAACTGCTGCGGGCCGACCTGTCCGACGACGTCGATTCACGGCGCCGGTTCCAGCAGGAGGCGCGATACCTGGCGAAGCTCGCGATCCCCGGTGCCGCGCGGATCCACGACGTCGGTGAGGATCAGCTCGACGGCGACACCGTGACCTACCTGGTGATGGAGTTCGTGCCGGGCAGGACACTCGCGCGACTGCTCGCCGAACGCGGCACCCTGAGCGCGGCCGAGCTGCTGCCCCTCCTGGAACAGGTGGCGCGGGCGCTGGATGTCGCGCACCGCAACGGCATCGTGCACCGCGACATCAAGCCGGGCAACATCATGGTCGACGACGACGGCCGGGCGACCCTGCTGGACTTCGGGATCGCCCGGGCCGTCGGGGACGCCAAGGTGACGCTGTCCGGGCAGATCATGGGGACGTTGAGCTATGTGTCGCCCGAGCAGGTCAACGGCGACGCCATCGGCCCCGAATCCGATGTGTACAGTCTCGGTGCGGTGGCCTTCGAGTGCCTCAGCGGAACACCGCCGTTCACCGGCGCGGCGGTGGACATCCTCAGCGGGCACCTGCGAACACCGCCCCCCGATCCGCCGCCCGCCACACCCAGGTCCGTGGCCCGGGCCGTCAAGCGCGCGCTGGCCAAGGCACCGCAGGACCGCTTCCTGACGGCCTCGGACTTCGTGGCCGATTGCCAGGGCGGACTGCCCGACACGAAACCGGAACGGCGCCGGGGCAACCGCCGCGTCCTGACGCGCGCCACCATGGTGACGGCCGCGATCCTGGCGGTCGCGCTCGTCGTGACGGTGGTCGTGGTCGGCCTGTGGCGGCCGGGCAGCGGCGATCTGTCCACTCCCGACGAGGGCGGGAAGTCCTCGCCCGGCTGGGTTCCCGAGGGCCTGGAGGACGGCACCCTGCTGGACTCCCATGACGGCGTGATCTATCGGGTGGACTCCGACGGCCATGTGTCCTGGTACCGCCACACCGACCCCAAAGCAGGAGCGCCCACATGGGCCGAAGGCTCGGGCAAGCGCGTCGGCGGGGACTGGAAGGGCCGCACGGTGATCGCGGCCAACCGAGGCGTTCTCTACGCGATCGACGACAACGGTGACCTGTACTGGTACCGCCACACCGATCCCAAGGGCGGCGCCGACAAGTGGAGCAAGGGCTCGGGAACCCGGGTGGGGCACGACTTCGACAAGTACATCCGTATCTTCGCCGCCTCCGCGAATGTTCTCCACACCGTGGACAAGAAGGGGCGGCTGTTCTGGAACAAGCACACCTCACCAGATGATGGGCCGGTCGAATGGCAACCTGATTCGGGAACGGAGATCGGCAGCGGCTGGAACACACCCATGGCGACGCTGGTGAGTGGCGGCGACGGCGTCCTATATGTCACACGGCCGAACGGCGACCTCCTGTGGCACGCCCCGCGCGACTTCAGGGACGTGAGTTCCCCCTGGGACAGGATCACCATCGCCGAGGGCTGGGACGACTACGAAAGCTTCGTCGCCAGCAGCACCGGAGTCATCTATGCCCGCACCCGGGACGGGAAGCTGTACTGGTTCCGGCACCTCAACCCCGACAACGGCCTCGATGAGTGGTCAAGCGACAAGGGGAAACTGCTCAACCCGTCGTGA
- a CDS encoding glycosyl hydrolase, producing the protein MAAMIAAAAIGIPVFADTNDSGDRDCQVSEILVNECRPWLGARASDYPQADDSVTEQVAHHEERIGKPLDIVHTFAAEGQLPLRTKEERALANREDTYLYQNWKPAAKWKDAAGGDAEMDEHIDAAADNIAEVAPKKIFLTIHHEPENDVSSDSACDTKEDAAAGTAADYRDMWHNVRERFDAKGIDNVVWVMDYMNYEAWDCLVPKLYPGDEYVDWVMFNAYGDGNKADFAENVGRFYDLLNGLSSEEMDLKSKPWGIVEWGMSDSTQEQARDYYEQAATAVEKNQFPKLSSYMIFDSPGTHEDGGLRVGYDDKGKADAEEQKRYTEFANNPVFEG; encoded by the coding sequence ATGGCCGCCATGATCGCCGCGGCCGCGATCGGCATTCCGGTCTTCGCCGACACCAACGATTCGGGTGACCGCGACTGCCAGGTCAGCGAGATCCTCGTCAACGAGTGCCGTCCGTGGCTGGGAGCCCGGGCCTCGGACTACCCCCAGGCCGACGACTCGGTGACCGAACAGGTCGCCCACCACGAGGAGCGGATCGGAAAACCGCTCGACATCGTCCACACCTTCGCCGCCGAAGGCCAGCTGCCGCTGCGGACCAAGGAGGAACGTGCCCTGGCCAACCGCGAGGACACCTACCTCTACCAGAACTGGAAACCGGCGGCCAAGTGGAAGGACGCCGCCGGTGGTGACGCCGAAATGGATGAACACATCGACGCGGCGGCCGACAACATCGCCGAGGTGGCGCCCAAGAAGATCTTCCTCACCATCCACCACGAGCCGGAGAACGACGTCAGCTCCGACTCCGCATGCGACACGAAGGAGGACGCCGCCGCCGGAACCGCCGCCGACTACCGCGACATGTGGCACAACGTGCGGGAACGCTTCGACGCCAAGGGCATCGACAACGTCGTGTGGGTCATGGACTACATGAACTACGAAGCCTGGGACTGCCTGGTGCCGAAGCTGTACCCCGGCGACGAATACGTCGACTGGGTCATGTTCAACGCCTATGGCGACGGCAACAAAGCCGACTTCGCCGAGAACGTCGGACGTTTCTACGATCTCCTCAACGGATTGAGTTCAGAGGAAATGGATCTGAAGTCCAAACCGTGGGGAATCGTCGAATGGGGAATGAGCGATTCCACCCAGGAACAGGCGCGCGATTACTACGAACAGGCCGCCACGGCGGTGGAGAAGAATCAGTTCCCGAAACTGTCCTCATACATGATTTTCGATTCACCCGGCACGCATGAGGACGGCGGACTTCGGGTCGGCTACGACGACAAGGGCAAGGCCGACGCCGAGGAACAGAAGCGCTACACCGAGTTCGCCAACAACCCGGTATTCGAGGGCTGA
- a CDS encoding serine/threonine protein kinase — protein sequence MKRLSEPLELGRYRLVAELGRGAMGIVYLGVTEDGTLVALKRVREQFLDDDEFRARFRREVDSSKKVSGPRTAAVIDADVDDNPPWLASEFVYGPTLEAAIAEVGQLPESSVLLLAQGLASALSDIHRTGLIHRDLKPSNVILAPDGPRVIDFGIARAAETEGGTDITHTSWLLGSPGYMSPEQAESKALTTASDLFSMATVLYVASTGTNPFKGAGSPQTMYNVVHAEPDLDVLPDAVREIVEPCWAKDPEARPTAAQLLDRIPVAAERPWPEGLVALAAAQRVTVAGMLPDDTVRFHDGGTQVLPEDAEAPQPEPAAAEAPDWEAPGPDPAASPAPGVDPAWAPPPPGSEAFDAPPPPPPAPPFAPTPTPAFGSALTTGQIAGIVVAGVVGLLLVAGLISVGIDSQNASDSSDSATSDYDYGNDEETTYDDYTDDGYTEDDYTEPEPTQDDIVDVSAGDCVYGSPDVGANWDIQSCGTGNFTVLERIDGSGDYNACDSSDHMLDYGQQITDYGDTNFVLCLSMNWAQGDIGHAPQDTCLYRTGSGGSAVFEFVECDQANAIVTGFNDNYDDAGFCSGYGYASAQDPTFDIAYTVCYSDY from the coding sequence ATGAAACGACTCTCCGAACCCCTCGAACTCGGTCGGTACCGGCTGGTGGCCGAACTCGGCCGTGGCGCGATGGGCATCGTGTACCTGGGGGTCACCGAGGACGGCACCCTGGTGGCGCTGAAGCGGGTGCGGGAACAGTTCCTCGACGACGACGAGTTCCGGGCCCGGTTCCGTCGCGAGGTGGACTCCTCCAAGAAGGTGTCCGGCCCCCGCACCGCCGCCGTGATCGACGCCGACGTCGACGACAACCCGCCGTGGCTGGCCTCGGAGTTCGTATACGGCCCAACGCTTGAGGCCGCCATCGCCGAGGTCGGCCAGCTGCCGGAGTCCTCGGTGTTGCTGCTGGCCCAGGGGCTGGCGTCGGCGCTGTCCGACATCCACCGGACCGGGTTGATCCACCGCGACCTCAAGCCGTCCAATGTGATCCTGGCGCCGGACGGGCCGCGCGTCATCGACTTCGGGATCGCGCGCGCGGCCGAGACCGAGGGCGGCACCGACATCACCCACACCTCGTGGCTGCTCGGCTCGCCGGGCTACATGTCGCCCGAGCAGGCCGAGAGCAAGGCCCTGACCACCGCCAGCGACCTGTTCTCGATGGCCACGGTGCTCTATGTGGCCAGTACCGGCACCAATCCCTTCAAGGGGGCCGGTTCGCCACAGACCATGTACAACGTCGTGCACGCCGAACCCGATCTGGACGTGCTGCCCGACGCGGTCCGCGAGATAGTCGAACCCTGCTGGGCGAAGGATCCCGAGGCCCGGCCCACGGCGGCGCAGCTGCTGGACCGCATCCCGGTCGCGGCCGAGCGGCCCTGGCCCGAGGGCCTGGTCGCGCTGGCGGCGGCACAGCGGGTCACCGTCGCGGGGATGCTTCCCGACGACACGGTCCGGTTCCACGACGGCGGCACCCAGGTCCTCCCCGAGGATGCCGAAGCGCCGCAACCCGAACCGGCGGCGGCCGAGGCGCCCGACTGGGAGGCCCCCGGGCCGGATCCGGCCGCGAGCCCCGCCCCGGGAGTCGACCCGGCCTGGGCACCGCCGCCGCCCGGGTCGGAGGCGTTCGACGCACCGCCGCCTCCTCCCCCAGCGCCGCCGTTCGCTCCGACGCCGACGCCCGCCTTCGGTTCCGCGTTGACCACCGGGCAGATCGCCGGGATCGTCGTCGCGGGCGTGGTCGGCCTGCTGCTGGTCGCGGGGCTGATCTCCGTCGGCATCGACAGCCAGAACGCCTCCGACAGCAGTGATTCGGCCACCTCGGACTACGACTACGGCAACGACGAAGAGACCACCTACGACGACTACACCGACGACGGTTACACGGAGGACGACTACACCGAGCCGGAGCCCACCCAGGACGACATCGTGGACGTCAGCGCCGGTGACTGCGTCTACGGTTCCCCCGACGTGGGCGCCAACTGGGACATCCAGTCCTGCGGCACCGGCAACTTCACGGTGCTGGAGCGCATCGACGGCTCGGGTGACTACAACGCCTGCGACTCGTCCGACCACATGCTCGACTATGGCCAGCAGATCACCGACTACGGCGACACGAACTTCGTGCTGTGCCTGTCGATGAACTGGGCCCAGGGCGACATCGGGCACGCGCCGCAGGACACCTGCCTGTACCGCACCGGTTCCGGCGGTTCGGCGGTCTTCGAGTTCGTCGAGTGCGACCAGGCCAACGCCATCGTCACCGGCTTCAACGACAACTACGACGACGCCGGTTTCTGCAGCGGCTACGGCTATGCCTCCGCCCAGGATCCCACTTTCGACATCGCCTACACCGTTTGTTACAGCGACTACTGA
- a CDS encoding M14 family zinc carboxypeptidase, translated as MRTAVATATAVALSLAVLSAASGTATADDLDTEPAYLSVPGLSGAQTRALSADGFDVVKRTADGATTVIGDAKVADRLRDRGLEPTVLDTVYKKVSTKAALGEYYGGYKTPDLHFKHLDDVAAAHPDLAKVYDIGDSWLKTQGQGGHDIKAICITKMADGDCELSPESAKPRFSVISQIHAREIATGEISWRWIDYLANGYGSDETVTSILDTTEVWVVPIVNPDGVDKVASGGDSPLLQRKNLDNSHGDCGGTQTGVDLNRNHSYGWGDAGTQPCSETFQGPSAGSEPEIVAVEEFFGKIHPDQRGDGDAPAPDDTRDVMISLHSYGEYLIVPWGHSTSPPPNDSQLRALGNAMAESNGYQVGNPSQTVGYLASGTSDDYTYGTLGIASYTFEVGGQFGECGGFLPAYSCVEDLWTLNQGALITAAQNAKAPYQL; from the coding sequence ATGAGGACGGCGGTGGCCACGGCCACCGCCGTCGCCCTGAGCCTGGCCGTGTTGTCCGCCGCATCCGGTACTGCGACGGCCGACGACCTCGACACCGAGCCCGCGTACCTGAGCGTCCCGGGACTGTCGGGCGCCCAGACCCGTGCCCTGTCCGCCGACGGCTTCGACGTCGTCAAACGGACCGCCGACGGCGCCACGACCGTGATCGGCGACGCGAAGGTCGCCGATCGCCTGCGCGACCGGGGCCTTGAGCCCACCGTGCTGGACACCGTCTACAAGAAGGTGTCCACCAAGGCCGCGCTCGGCGAGTACTACGGCGGCTACAAGACCCCCGACCTGCACTTCAAACACCTCGACGACGTGGCCGCCGCGCACCCGGACCTGGCCAAGGTCTACGACATCGGCGACTCGTGGCTGAAGACCCAAGGCCAGGGCGGCCATGACATCAAGGCCATCTGCATCACCAAGATGGCCGACGGCGACTGCGAACTGTCGCCGGAGTCGGCCAAGCCCCGGTTCTCGGTGATCTCGCAGATCCACGCCCGCGAGATCGCCACCGGCGAGATCAGCTGGCGCTGGATCGACTACCTGGCCAACGGGTACGGCAGCGACGAGACCGTCACGTCCATACTCGACACCACTGAGGTGTGGGTGGTCCCGATCGTCAACCCCGACGGCGTCGACAAGGTGGCCTCCGGTGGCGATTCGCCGCTGCTGCAACGCAAGAACCTCGACAACAGTCACGGCGACTGCGGCGGCACCCAGACCGGGGTCGACCTGAACCGCAACCACTCCTACGGTTGGGGCGACGCCGGAACCCAACCGTGCAGCGAGACCTTCCAGGGCCCCAGCGCGGGCTCCGAACCGGAGATCGTCGCCGTGGAGGAGTTCTTCGGCAAGATCCACCCGGATCAGCGCGGCGACGGCGACGCCCCCGCGCCCGACGACACCCGGGACGTCATGATCTCACTGCACTCCTATGGGGAGTATCTGATCGTGCCGTGGGGTCACTCCACCTCGCCGCCTCCCAACGACTCGCAGCTGCGGGCGCTGGGCAACGCGATGGCCGAGTCCAACGGCTACCAGGTGGGCAACCCGTCCCAGACCGTCGGCTACCTGGCCAGCGGCACCAGTGACGACTACACCTACGGCACCCTCGGCATCGCCAGCTACACCTTCGAGGTGGGCGGCCAGTTCGGCGAGTGCGGCGGCTTCCTGCCCGCGTACTCGTGCGTCGAGGACCTGTGGACGCTCAACCAGGGCGCGCTGATCACCGCGGCCCAGAACGCCAAGGCGCCGTACCAGCTGTGA
- a CDS encoding GlxA family transcriptional regulator, with translation MGTIDRLIVIALFDRVDLLDVTGPPEVFSLLQRELDEPSGYRVVLAARSLDPVTTSAGVRVLPDLTFDDVSTKAIDTLVVPGSVDTDTDRRVRALADPEVVEWVRRLAPNTRRVASVCVGAHILAAAGLLDGRRATTHWSTAQQLATEHPSVTVDADPIFIRDGDVWTGAGLSACLDLALALVADDFGETLALGVARQLVMYLKRPSGQSQFSVSLDPVSTTRRMDQLRLHITRNLAKPLNVGELARHLHVSERHVTRVFKTELGTTPAAYIESARVEAARNRLETTDDTLERVATGCGFNTVDTLTRAFRRQLNTTPTEYRNRFRLTPRS, from the coding sequence GTGGGCACCATCGACCGCCTCATCGTCATCGCGCTGTTCGACCGCGTCGACCTGCTCGACGTCACCGGACCGCCGGAGGTGTTCTCGCTGCTGCAACGCGAACTGGACGAACCGAGCGGCTACCGGGTGGTCCTGGCCGCGCGCAGCCTCGACCCCGTAACCACCTCGGCCGGGGTGCGGGTTCTTCCCGACCTCACCTTCGACGACGTATCCACAAAGGCCATCGACACGCTGGTGGTGCCCGGCTCGGTCGACACCGACACCGACCGCCGGGTCCGCGCCCTGGCCGATCCGGAGGTCGTCGAGTGGGTGCGGCGCCTGGCCCCCAACACCCGCCGGGTCGCCTCGGTCTGCGTCGGCGCCCACATCCTCGCCGCCGCCGGGCTTTTGGACGGCCGACGCGCCACCACCCACTGGTCCACCGCGCAACAGCTCGCCACCGAACACCCGTCGGTCACAGTGGACGCCGACCCGATCTTCATCCGGGACGGCGACGTGTGGACCGGCGCGGGTCTGAGCGCCTGCCTCGACCTGGCGCTGGCCCTGGTCGCCGACGACTTCGGCGAGACACTGGCGCTGGGCGTGGCCCGGCAGCTGGTGATGTACCTCAAGCGCCCCAGCGGACAGAGCCAGTTCAGCGTCTCGCTCGACCCGGTCTCGACCACCCGCCGCATGGACCAGCTGCGGCTCCACATCACCCGCAACCTCGCCAAGCCGCTCAACGTCGGTGAACTGGCCCGGCACCTCCACGTCAGCGAACGCCACGTGACCCGGGTCTTCAAGACCGAACTGGGAACCACCCCGGCGGCCTACATCGAATCGGCCCGCGTCGAGGCCGCCCGCAACCGGCTGGAGACCACCGACGACACCCTGGAACGGGTCGCGACCGGCTGCGGCTTCAACACCGTCGACACGCTCACCCGGGCGTTTCGGCGGCAGCTCAACACCACCCCGACCGAGTATCGCAACCGGTTCCGGCTCACCCCGCGAAGCTGA
- a CDS encoding cysteine hydrolase family protein: MSSTTLRDISQLDQTPAALSEATLILIDIQNTYTRGVMELTGWQPALDAAAELLANARAAGAKIVHVAHDSGEGSPFDVKADIGQIHPKVAPIDGEPVVVKTAPNSFVDTDLDEQLKAAGNTDVIIVGFMTHMCVTFTSEGAFLRGYKPTVVADACATRPLKTAVAEVSAQQLHHSALATINDIYGVVVASASELR; the protein is encoded by the coding sequence ATGAGCAGCACGACCCTGCGCGACATCAGCCAACTCGACCAGACCCCGGCAGCGCTGTCCGAGGCGACGCTGATCCTGATCGACATCCAGAACACCTACACCCGGGGCGTCATGGAGCTCACCGGCTGGCAGCCCGCGCTCGACGCCGCCGCCGAACTGCTGGCCAACGCCCGCGCCGCCGGAGCGAAGATCGTCCACGTCGCCCACGACAGCGGCGAGGGAAGCCCGTTCGACGTCAAGGCCGACATCGGCCAGATCCACCCGAAGGTGGCGCCGATCGACGGCGAGCCGGTCGTCGTCAAGACCGCCCCCAACAGCTTCGTCGACACCGACCTCGACGAGCAGCTGAAGGCGGCGGGCAACACCGACGTCATCATCGTCGGGTTCATGACGCACATGTGCGTGACCTTCACCTCCGAGGGCGCGTTCCTGCGCGGCTACAAGCCGACGGTCGTGGCGGACGCCTGCGCGACCCGGCCGCTGAAGACGGCGGTCGCCGAGGTCTCGGCGCAGCAGCTGCACCACAGTGCTTTGGCGACGATCAACGACATCTACGGGGTTGTCGTCGCGTCCGCGTCCGAACTGAGGTAG
- a CDS encoding TetR/AcrR family transcriptional regulator, with the protein MTETRDRLLDAATEILFRDGAQALTLAAVADHAGVSKGGLLYHFPSKQALAAGLVHRFVEQFEAALESAGTAPGAATRAYLSATIAPKPSVAGSGGGQATAALFAAALVDPDALEPLRQRYLAWQRRLADDGIDPAVATTVRLAVDGWWLARVAVLAPPQGELHERVYAKLTALIEEG; encoded by the coding sequence GTGACCGAAACCCGAGACCGACTGTTGGACGCCGCCACCGAGATCCTGTTCCGCGACGGCGCGCAGGCCCTGACCCTCGCGGCGGTCGCCGACCACGCGGGCGTCAGCAAGGGCGGCCTGCTGTACCACTTCCCCAGCAAACAAGCCCTGGCCGCTGGCCTGGTGCATCGCTTCGTCGAGCAGTTCGAAGCCGCGCTGGAGAGCGCCGGAACCGCTCCCGGCGCGGCGACCCGCGCCTACCTGAGCGCGACCATCGCGCCGAAGCCGAGCGTCGCGGGATCCGGTGGCGGCCAGGCCACCGCGGCCCTGTTCGCGGCGGCCCTCGTCGACCCCGACGCCCTGGAACCGTTGCGGCAGCGCTATCTCGCCTGGCAGCGGCGACTGGCCGACGACGGCATCGACCCGGCGGTCGCCACGACCGTCCGGCTCGCCGTCGACGGCTGGTGGCTGGCCCGGGTGGCGGTGCTGGCGCCACCGCAGGGCGAGTTGCACGAGCGGGTGTACGCCAAGCTGACCGCGCTGATCGAGGAGGGCTGA
- a CDS encoding DUF5360 family protein, whose product MERPPAWIKRSMLATDLGFVAYWTATAIAAIPPYPRQILIDWNWSYLVLDLLASLSGLAALLALRRGVAHARTLMVVSLALTHAAGLTALNFWVLRGEFDLMWWIPNLWLALFPIAAIGRLMRSPRRGAVTSARACRTLPGRG is encoded by the coding sequence ATGGAACGGCCCCCCGCGTGGATCAAACGCTCGATGCTCGCCACCGACCTGGGGTTCGTGGCCTACTGGACGGCCACGGCGATCGCGGCGATCCCGCCGTACCCCCGGCAGATCCTCATCGACTGGAACTGGTCGTATCTCGTCCTGGACCTGCTGGCCAGCCTCAGTGGACTGGCGGCGCTGCTGGCGCTGCGACGGGGTGTGGCGCACGCGCGGACCCTGATGGTGGTGTCGCTCGCGCTGACCCACGCGGCCGGGCTCACGGCCCTGAACTTCTGGGTGCTGCGCGGCGAGTTCGATCTCATGTGGTGGATCCCGAACCTCTGGCTGGCACTGTTTCCGATCGCGGCAATCGGCAGACTCATGCGCTCCCCCCGTCGTGGTGCGGTGACGAGCGCACGAGCCTGCCGGACCCTCCCCGGGCGTGGTTAG
- a CDS encoding trypsin-like serine protease translates to MRIARAVAVVAAATLLLSAPLAGTASADPPKSKAANPTDELRPDDVGTDIVNGELASYTERPSLITGLRVGGGGPQGSSCTASVVGKRQILTAAHCMIDVGGAKSYLYGDDDLSSAGDEKWKSPVTKFTPHPDYGGSGGWRTGYDVAIVEVADDIPVPESDWAKFATSADADLSQPGRDSLTYGWGKTAANGTMGRLKKTTLPINDADSCQVFDVTVNPELMICAGYDDGRTGICSGDSGGPLIVDGVVIGITSWGASACDRYSIFARLTNAMGDWAHEQLQAPAEDDFSVSLSPDSATVEPGQSTETTVSTKVSRGSAQDVSLTATGLPDGAEATFSPSAIRSGESAKLSVSTSSDTPQGTHRITVTADGAKVDRTAVFTLQVGEDGEGPTADFTAQCFSGPGVCFFNGQGSKGEIASYRWTFGDGGTGQGQLVHHWYAAAGQYRVTLTVTDSRGGSHSTTKTITV, encoded by the coding sequence ATGAGAATCGCCCGCGCCGTCGCCGTTGTGGCGGCGGCGACCCTGCTCCTGTCCGCACCGCTGGCGGGCACCGCCAGCGCCGATCCGCCCAAGTCCAAGGCCGCCAACCCGACCGACGAGTTGCGCCCCGACGACGTCGGCACCGACATCGTCAACGGCGAACTCGCCTCCTATACCGAACGACCCTCGCTCATCACCGGTCTGCGGGTCGGCGGCGGCGGACCGCAGGGTTCGTCGTGCACCGCCAGTGTCGTCGGCAAACGGCAGATCCTCACCGCGGCGCACTGCATGATCGACGTCGGCGGAGCCAAGAGTTACCTGTACGGCGACGACGATCTCAGCTCCGCCGGTGACGAGAAGTGGAAGAGCCCCGTCACCAAGTTCACCCCGCATCCCGACTACGGCGGGTCGGGCGGCTGGCGCACCGGCTACGACGTCGCGATCGTCGAGGTCGCCGACGACATCCCGGTGCCCGAGAGCGACTGGGCGAAGTTCGCCACCTCCGCCGACGCCGACCTGTCGCAGCCGGGCCGCGACTCCCTGACCTACGGCTGGGGCAAGACCGCCGCCAACGGGACCATGGGCCGGTTGAAGAAGACGACGCTGCCTATCAACGACGCCGATTCCTGCCAGGTCTTCGACGTCACCGTCAACCCCGAGCTGATGATCTGCGCCGGGTACGACGACGGTCGCACCGGCATCTGCTCCGGTGACAGCGGCGGCCCGCTGATCGTCGACGGCGTCGTCATCGGCATCACGTCCTGGGGCGCCAGTGCCTGCGACCGGTACAGCATCTTCGCCAGGCTCACCAACGCGATGGGTGACTGGGCGCACGAACAGCTCCAGGCCCCGGCCGAGGACGACTTCAGCGTCTCGTTGAGCCCCGACTCGGCGACCGTCGAACCGGGACAGTCCACCGAGACCACCGTGTCCACGAAGGTCTCGCGCGGCAGCGCCCAGGACGTCTCGCTGACCGCCACCGGACTGCCCGACGGCGCCGAGGCGACGTTCTCGCCGTCGGCGATCCGGTCGGGCGAGTCGGCGAAACTGTCCGTGTCCACCTCGTCCGACACTCCACAAGGAACCCACCGGATCACCGTCACCGCCGACGGCGCCAAGGTCGACCGCACCGCGGTGTTCACGCTCCAGGTGGGCGAGGACGGCGAGGGGCCGACGGCCGACTTCACCGCGCAGTGTTTCAGCGGCCCCGGCGTGTGCTTCTTCAACGGCCAGGGCTCCAAGGGCGAGATCGCCTCGTACCGCTGGACTTTCGGTGACGGCGGCACCGGCCAGGGACAGCTCGTCCACCACTGGTACGCCGCCGCCGGTCAGTACCGGGTGACCCTCACGGTCACCGACTCGCGCGGCGGATCACACAGCACCACCAAGACCATCACCGTCTAA